The genomic DNA ACGAATAGCTTTCGACGAAGATGATTCTGCAAGGGTTTGTGAGAGTTTCGAATTTTTGCAATTTCGTGTTACACGATCATGCCGGGCGCCCGTTGCGTCTAGGGTGAAAATGGGCGTTTAACTTCTTTTTAACTTCTGAGAAATACTGCGCATGTCATCGCACGACAGTGCCCCTTTTAAactcagttaaggacggtgcctactattgttattgcgcatacgtccTGCGCAGCTCGAGATACTTGgctttcctatcggcggtgtttattaatacagggatacttttgcgcggtttacaaCTTTGCGGAGAAaccagaacttagcaagtgctcttggtatccaaaaagaaaattgggcgtaacCATGGCATTTTTCAGAGGTAATCAAGCTTCAGTTTgtaaaagaacgccatacatcacaaatgcgtggctacccccaagtttctttttggatttcaataacactacatctgcttttcccgtatattcagtaaaccgcgcaaaaatacctttgaattagtaggcaccgtccttaatttggCCTCATTTGGTTTTGCTCCGCGTAGAAGTCTGTGCACCAGACATCTGGTCCCTTCTCGTCGTCAAAAGTTAAATCTTTGGTTAGCTTCTCGATAATCCAAAATACTCATGAATGTAGCATGGCATGACCCAATCACGTTTTAAAGTTGTTTTTAAATGAATGTAGTGACTTCATTTGGAAGTTGGTTCCAAATCATAGCACCACTTTTAGAAACTCCCTCTTCGGTTTACGAAGTGTCAGATCTGTTGCAATGAgaggaggcagtgcggcccagtggttagggcgttgccttgagatccggagatcccgggttcaagaccctcTCTGACCAcacgttgaatttgatccttgtagtccctggttcaacttcccagccgcacttgtaaatagccaactggtttgcctccggtcagttgggatttttaacagttgttgttattctgttctgtcgtttcgttgtgtttcattggccctgaaaagcccctatggggagcggtgtATGTATGTAATATTTCGCAGGTGGTAGTTCGTCTGACTAGTATTCCTTTTGGTGAAAGAGTTCCTTGGGTTGGGTGCGAGGTCATCATTCAATATTTTGTACATCAAAGTTGATTTAGCTCGGAGCCGGCAGAACGAATATCATAAATGACACTAGTAGGCACTCTGGCAGCACGAGAGCTTTTCCTGTAATAACTTGCCACAGTTGTCCCGTGAAGGGGACCAATAGTCAAAATGTGCTTGTACTAGGCTCATATACCTTTTCGAGCGAATTCGAAGGGACAAATGGCCTAATACGTCCCATCGCTCCAATGCCCGCACTAGCCTTCTTACAGATCATGTCAATATGGCTGTCCCAAGTAAGCTTGTCATGAAAGAATCCTAGCCCCTAGACATGTGTGTCAGTTTGAGAAACGGGTGTGTTGTTTACCACGACGGGATGTTCGAAACTCTTGTTACTCATACTTATAAGAAGACCCAATAGGCATGAATTTAGACTTAGCTGGCATTTGGAGCTTGTTTTCTATGAGCCAATTTCTGATATGTTCGAGGTCAGTATTCAATTTTAAGATAAATTCGTTGGCATCATCTTCATGTAGGAAGATGCAAAATTTTGAGAACATACAAGGAGTAGTTGATTTCAGGTAGTCTGGTAAATCACTAACATATAATAGGAACAAGAGGGGGCCGAGGATTGAGCCACGGGGCACTCCACAGGTAATAATTTTCTTCGATGACAGTTGTCTCTTGAATATACATAGCTGGTAAACTGAATTGGCTGCTCGAAGCGAAGAAAGATTCAAAATACACTCGGACTGCACGAAGCGAAACTTCTAGATCTATTATGACACTAGCAACATCGATTTATATTACCGCCTTAATTTCAACAGGAATCTAATTGGTTTGATTACGGTATATTAGATCATTGAATGGGCAAATATCAACATGGTAATTAAAAGGATCGATCAGTTTCATGACATACCGTAAATTTTGTTATGCACTGATGCATGTTTTTAATCTCACGTTACATGTACTAACATTACAACTCGATCTTGACAGTGTTTGCTTTGCAATAAAAGTACAAAAGGTATGATgcaccactttcataaatggcgaacACCTTGACATTCttctgtatttatgttaattaaacctactggcctcattttgaaacaaacattcttttgaaaatttctcGTCGTAGCGAGCCTAGAAAGGCTTGTTAGCACTAAgacagaagaatattttatttggttgCCATTATGAAAGAAGTTAAGAGGTGAGAAAAAAGTACGAGCCACCGAGAACCAAAAGATCCTCTTACACAAAttctacaaaaacaaaaatatcgaACGTTTTTGAGAGTCTTGTTCTCTTTAGGATCCTTACTTTTTATCTTTTCTCAGTTTTTTGATTGCGTACTCTCCATCTTTAAGGTACAAGTCACCTTTATACAGGTAAACGTCCCGACCGTCGTCATCACACTTTTTCACTTTTCCCGGTGGTAATTTTATCGCTATCACATAATCTGCTCTGTCTGCTTTTGCTAGCACCATTGACATGAAGTCGTCGTAATTATTGATCAGCACATATAAAGGGCCGTTCTCTGGTCCTATTTTTGTTAAATACACACCTGCAAATGCAATCATATCTCTCACTTAGTTTTCTAAACAACTGTTGTCGCTGTGGTAAAAAGTGTTTTAAATTCTAACACAATCTTtggttttcattatttttatttggccATCAGTTCTTTCCGACTTCGACCTTGTAAGTTTTCACAATGTTATTCCTGAATTTCCCCATtttctctctaattttattgtccTTAAACTTACCTGGTCCAAATACGGCGTGGTTGTGTCCCCTGTATTCCAAGATCTTTTTCGATTTTCCAATGGCTTTTGCCCCTGCCTCGTTGGTATAATGATAGTAAACCTAGGATAATTGAAATTCATCTGTAAATAGTAACACTAATCTTGCAATGCATCTCGGGGCTATTGCGCAATGAATCTCAAGATTGCATGCCTGAGTTCGCCCGATTATAAACGCTATGCCTTGTGGATTGGCTTCTGAGGTACACTCGGCATTTCTTCGGGCCGACGAGTTACAGTC from Montipora capricornis isolate CH-2021 chromosome 2, ASM3666992v2, whole genome shotgun sequence includes the following:
- the LOC138026920 gene encoding uncharacterized protein, which gives rise to MEVYYHYTNEAGAKAIGKSKKILEYRGHNHAVFGPGVYLTKIGPENGPLYVLINNYDDFMSMVLAKADRADYVIAIKLPPGKVKKCDDDGRDVYLYKGDLYLKDGEYAIKKLRKDKK